The following DNA comes from Methanophagales archaeon.
GCGAGCTCATGAGCCATCTCTAAAGTCTCAGTCCGAGTTGGTGGCACATCAAGCATCAGATGCGCGGGATAAAACCTTGAGAAATGCAGAGGTATTGCTGTACTTAACCCTGCTACCCAGTCCGCGAACTGCCTTATCTCCTCCCTGGTGTCGTTATAACCAGGTATAATCAGGTATGTGAGTTCAAGATGTATCTGCTTATCAAGCACCCGTTTACAGGTCTCCAGCACGGGCTCTAACCGTGCGCCACAGACTCGTTTATAGAAGGAATCGGAGAATGCCTTCACATCCACATTCACAGCATCTAAGAATGGTGCTATTTCATTCAAAGCCTCCTCACTGATATAACCATTGGTCACATAAACGGTGTAAAGTCCTTCGGCTTTCGCCAGTCTGGCACAGTCATAGGTGTATTCAAACCATATCGTCGGCTCGTTATACGTCCATGCGATACCATTGCAGTGGGCTTGCTTCGCTCGTCGGACTGCTTCTTCCGGAGATATCGTAAATGTCTGGATATCACCCGGGCGTGCAGTTGAGATACTCCAGTTCTGACAATGCTTGCAGTGAAAATTGCATGAGATCGTACCGAGCGAGAAGACATAACTGCCAGGATAGAAATGATACAGAGGCTTCTTCTCCACCGGGTCTGCATTAAAAGAAGAAGCTTCAGCATAGATGAGTGTATAAAGTTTTCCAGCCCTATTCTGCCTCGTCCGGCATATTCCGAACCCATCCTCTGGTATGAGACACTGATGCGCGCAAACATTGCAACGCACCTTTGCATTTACATTTGCATTCTCACGCTTATACAGCATAGCTTCTCTTAATGGCATAATATTGCCTCTGCCGCTCTCTTCACAGCGGCTCGATACCTCATGGGTGTGTAAACACCCAATCTACGAAAATCATGGGACGCCTTATTGAGCATCTTCACAAGTTCAGAAACATCACTCAAACTTCTTATCTCATTGTGTATAACTACCTGCGCTTCGCTCTCTTTTAAAAATTCTCCTATGTCTCTCTGGACGTCCAGTATGAGATATTTCTCATCTACACCCGCTCGCTTGCTTATCTCCATCTCCAATTCCTTCACCCGGGCTTCTTCCCTCAATTCCTCCATCCGGTTCTTCTCCAGCCTATTCAACTGTATGTATAATGCACGTTTGAACAATCGCCGCTCGTTAATCAGGGTTATCATCGCCTCAGGATAGCCACCGGCGTTGCGCAGCATCGTATCTATCTCATAATCGTCCATTACTCGTAATGCG
Coding sequences within:
- the amrS gene encoding AmmeMemoRadiSam system radical SAM enzyme, with the translated sequence MPLREAMLYKRENANVNAKVRCNVCAHQCLIPEDGFGICRTRQNRAGKLYTLIYAEASSFNADPVEKKPLYHFYPGSYVFSLGTISCNFHCKHCQNWSISTARPGDIQTFTISPEEAVRRAKQAHCNGIAWTYNEPTIWFEYTYDCARLAKAEGLYTVYVTNGYISEEALNEIAPFLDAVNVDVKAFSDSFYKRVCGARLEPVLETCKRVLDKQIHLELTYLIIPGYNDTREEIRQFADWVAGLSTAIPLHFSRFYPAHLMLDVPPTRTETLEMAHELAKDAGIEYVYLGNIPGHQYENTYCPGCGELLILRMDYRVKRRIRSPRCPACGRDINIIL